In Nicotiana tabacum cultivar K326 chromosome 11, ASM71507v2, whole genome shotgun sequence, a single window of DNA contains:
- the LOC107822693 gene encoding uncharacterized protein LOC107822693 isoform X1 encodes MGFESMKKLKPLLHLLLPLCVHWIAEEMTVSVLVDVTTSALCPGNSTCSEAIYINGVQQTVVGIFKMLVLPILGQLSDEYGRKPLLLLTISTTIIPFGLLTINKSKGFVYAYYVLRTISYIISQGSIFCISVAYAADVVDESSRAAVFSWITGLFSASHVMGNVLARFLPVGYIFQVSIGLLIFVPIYMILFLEETVSPNTEVNQSSTVKSKALKVVQERYNSMRYAANIVTSSPTLKCISLVSFFYELGMSGISSVLLYYLKSAFGFNKNQFSEILMMVGVGSIVSQIVVLPLINPLFGEKVILCMALLSSIAYAMLYGLAWAPWVPYLSASFGVIYILVKPSTYAVISKAALSADQGKAQGFIAGVQSVASLLSPIVMSPLTSWFLSRDAPFNCKGFSILCASLCMVVSLYYACMLKVEAPSKKTFDENAENIEAPLLA; translated from the exons ATGGGATTTGAGAGTATGAAGAAATTGAAGCCTttgttgcatttgttgttgccACTATGTGTGCACTGGATTGCTGAAGAGATGACAGTTTCAGTGCTTGTTGATGTTACAACTAGTGCTCTTTGTCCTGGCAATTCCACTTGTTCTGAAGCTATTTACATTAATGGTGTTCAACAAACA GTTGTTGGAATATTCAAGATGCTGGTCCTTCCTATCCTAGGTCAGCTTTCAGATGAGTATGGGCGTAAACCGCTTCTTCTTCTCACCATATCCACAACAATTATTCCTTTTG GTTTACTCACCATCAATAAGTCAAAGGGATTTGTCTATGCTTATTATGTCTTGCGGACAATTTCTTATATCATAAGTCAAGGGAGCATTTTCTGCATCTCTGTTGCTTATGCG GCAGATGTTGTTGACGAGAGTAGTAGAGCAGCAGTTTTTAGTTGGATTACAGGCCTTTTTTCTGCATCTCATGTTATGGGGAATGTCCTAGCACGTTTTCTTCCTGTCGGCTACATTTTCCAG GTTTCAATAGGTCTCTTGATCTTTGTTCCTATTTATATGATACTGTTTCTAGAAGAGACTGTAAGTCCAAATACAGAGGTGAACCAAAGTTCGACAGTAAAGAGCAAGGCATTGAAGGTTGTTCAGGAACGATATAATTCGATGAGATATGCTGCAAATATTGTCACTAGCAG TCCAACACTGAAGTGCATTTCTCTCGTTTCTTTCTTCTATGAGTTGGGAATGTCCGGCATCAGCAGCGTTTTGCTG TACTATCTGAAATCAGCTTTTGGCTTCAACAAGAATCAGTTCTCAGAAATTTTGATGATGGTGGGAGTCGGTTCTATAGTCTCGCAG ATTGTGGTGCTTCCTCTTATAAATCCTCTTTTTGGGGAGAAAGTGATACTTTGCATGGCCTTGCTTTCATCAATAGCCTAT GCAATGCTTTATGGATTAGCATGGGCACCTTGG GTTCCATACTTAAGTGCTTCTTTTGGGGTCATCTACATCCTTGTTAAACCCTCT ACTTATGCTGTTATATCCAAAGCGGCACTTTCAGCAGATCAG GGCAAAGCACAGGGATTTATTGCTGGCGTTCAGTCAGTCGCGAGTTTGTTATCTCCTATTGTGATGAGTCCATTGACAT CGTGGTTTTTGTCTCGTGATGCACCTTTCAACTGTAAAGGATTCAGTATACTTTGTGCATCTTTATGCATG GTGGTTTCACTGTATTATGCTTGTATGCTAAAAGTAgaggctccatcaaagaagaccTTCGACGAAAATGCAGAGAACATTGAAGCACCACTTTTGGCATGA
- the LOC107822693 gene encoding uncharacterized protein LOC107822693 isoform X2 yields the protein MVVGIFKMLVLPILGQLSDEYGRKPLLLLTISTTIIPFGLLTINKSKGFVYAYYVLRTISYIISQGSIFCISVAYAADVVDESSRAAVFSWITGLFSASHVMGNVLARFLPVGYIFQVSIGLLIFVPIYMILFLEETVSPNTEVNQSSTVKSKALKVVQERYNSMRYAANIVTSSPTLKCISLVSFFYELGMSGISSVLLYYLKSAFGFNKNQFSEILMMVGVGSIVSQIVVLPLINPLFGEKVILCMALLSSIAYAMLYGLAWAPWVPYLSASFGVIYILVKPSTYAVISKAALSADQGKAQGFIAGVQSVASLLSPIVMSPLTSWFLSRDAPFNCKGFSILCASLCMVVSLYYACMLKVEAPSKKTFDENAENIEAPLLA from the exons ATG GTTGTTGGAATATTCAAGATGCTGGTCCTTCCTATCCTAGGTCAGCTTTCAGATGAGTATGGGCGTAAACCGCTTCTTCTTCTCACCATATCCACAACAATTATTCCTTTTG GTTTACTCACCATCAATAAGTCAAAGGGATTTGTCTATGCTTATTATGTCTTGCGGACAATTTCTTATATCATAAGTCAAGGGAGCATTTTCTGCATCTCTGTTGCTTATGCG GCAGATGTTGTTGACGAGAGTAGTAGAGCAGCAGTTTTTAGTTGGATTACAGGCCTTTTTTCTGCATCTCATGTTATGGGGAATGTCCTAGCACGTTTTCTTCCTGTCGGCTACATTTTCCAG GTTTCAATAGGTCTCTTGATCTTTGTTCCTATTTATATGATACTGTTTCTAGAAGAGACTGTAAGTCCAAATACAGAGGTGAACCAAAGTTCGACAGTAAAGAGCAAGGCATTGAAGGTTGTTCAGGAACGATATAATTCGATGAGATATGCTGCAAATATTGTCACTAGCAG TCCAACACTGAAGTGCATTTCTCTCGTTTCTTTCTTCTATGAGTTGGGAATGTCCGGCATCAGCAGCGTTTTGCTG TACTATCTGAAATCAGCTTTTGGCTTCAACAAGAATCAGTTCTCAGAAATTTTGATGATGGTGGGAGTCGGTTCTATAGTCTCGCAG ATTGTGGTGCTTCCTCTTATAAATCCTCTTTTTGGGGAGAAAGTGATACTTTGCATGGCCTTGCTTTCATCAATAGCCTAT GCAATGCTTTATGGATTAGCATGGGCACCTTGG GTTCCATACTTAAGTGCTTCTTTTGGGGTCATCTACATCCTTGTTAAACCCTCT ACTTATGCTGTTATATCCAAAGCGGCACTTTCAGCAGATCAG GGCAAAGCACAGGGATTTATTGCTGGCGTTCAGTCAGTCGCGAGTTTGTTATCTCCTATTGTGATGAGTCCATTGACAT CGTGGTTTTTGTCTCGTGATGCACCTTTCAACTGTAAAGGATTCAGTATACTTTGTGCATCTTTATGCATG GTGGTTTCACTGTATTATGCTTGTATGCTAAAAGTAgaggctccatcaaagaagaccTTCGACGAAAATGCAGAGAACATTGAAGCACCACTTTTGGCATGA
- the LOC107822693 gene encoding uncharacterized protein LOC107822693 isoform X3, giving the protein MLVLPILGQLSDEYGRKPLLLLTISTTIIPFGLLTINKSKGFVYAYYVLRTISYIISQGSIFCISVAYAADVVDESSRAAVFSWITGLFSASHVMGNVLARFLPVGYIFQVSIGLLIFVPIYMILFLEETVSPNTEVNQSSTVKSKALKVVQERYNSMRYAANIVTSSPTLKCISLVSFFYELGMSGISSVLLYYLKSAFGFNKNQFSEILMMVGVGSIVSQIVVLPLINPLFGEKVILCMALLSSIAYAMLYGLAWAPWVPYLSASFGVIYILVKPSTYAVISKAALSADQGKAQGFIAGVQSVASLLSPIVMSPLTSWFLSRDAPFNCKGFSILCASLCMVVSLYYACMLKVEAPSKKTFDENAENIEAPLLA; this is encoded by the exons ATGCTGGTCCTTCCTATCCTAGGTCAGCTTTCAGATGAGTATGGGCGTAAACCGCTTCTTCTTCTCACCATATCCACAACAATTATTCCTTTTG GTTTACTCACCATCAATAAGTCAAAGGGATTTGTCTATGCTTATTATGTCTTGCGGACAATTTCTTATATCATAAGTCAAGGGAGCATTTTCTGCATCTCTGTTGCTTATGCG GCAGATGTTGTTGACGAGAGTAGTAGAGCAGCAGTTTTTAGTTGGATTACAGGCCTTTTTTCTGCATCTCATGTTATGGGGAATGTCCTAGCACGTTTTCTTCCTGTCGGCTACATTTTCCAG GTTTCAATAGGTCTCTTGATCTTTGTTCCTATTTATATGATACTGTTTCTAGAAGAGACTGTAAGTCCAAATACAGAGGTGAACCAAAGTTCGACAGTAAAGAGCAAGGCATTGAAGGTTGTTCAGGAACGATATAATTCGATGAGATATGCTGCAAATATTGTCACTAGCAG TCCAACACTGAAGTGCATTTCTCTCGTTTCTTTCTTCTATGAGTTGGGAATGTCCGGCATCAGCAGCGTTTTGCTG TACTATCTGAAATCAGCTTTTGGCTTCAACAAGAATCAGTTCTCAGAAATTTTGATGATGGTGGGAGTCGGTTCTATAGTCTCGCAG ATTGTGGTGCTTCCTCTTATAAATCCTCTTTTTGGGGAGAAAGTGATACTTTGCATGGCCTTGCTTTCATCAATAGCCTAT GCAATGCTTTATGGATTAGCATGGGCACCTTGG GTTCCATACTTAAGTGCTTCTTTTGGGGTCATCTACATCCTTGTTAAACCCTCT ACTTATGCTGTTATATCCAAAGCGGCACTTTCAGCAGATCAG GGCAAAGCACAGGGATTTATTGCTGGCGTTCAGTCAGTCGCGAGTTTGTTATCTCCTATTGTGATGAGTCCATTGACAT CGTGGTTTTTGTCTCGTGATGCACCTTTCAACTGTAAAGGATTCAGTATACTTTGTGCATCTTTATGCATG GTGGTTTCACTGTATTATGCTTGTATGCTAAAAGTAgaggctccatcaaagaagaccTTCGACGAAAATGCAGAGAACATTGAAGCACCACTTTTGGCATGA